In Corythoichthys intestinalis isolate RoL2023-P3 chromosome 11, ASM3026506v1, whole genome shotgun sequence, a single genomic region encodes these proteins:
- the mtus1a gene encoding microtubule-associated tumor suppressor 1 homolog A isoform X2 yields the protein MLWSPKLSPSNIHVRLTAKGLIRNIHLLSGCWKNTLVFQAVDKNKPKTSSWQQLPSSPSKQNHGAPDVVPPCLPENDRNDQRIQNLGKLLAASNCRFEAVAIVLQQTLAERDEEAGQCRELSQELVNLRGELVSSVNSSQRLEKEKQDLQDALDSAMQRMQEQYQKDMEEMEQKLQLFYQAEFYKLQFIYQKEADESKAVLQKQIDQLQVSQDTIKMELQHSHEEQMQSVQQQHDQSMEELRKSFTQQLESSYESFKKADDALKAQVQVLAQENADLMKKQNLAESPVLVFFVVQDSHTVYLEQELESLKVVLDIKNKQIHEQKTMMIEIDKLLEKNVKLDESLKKVQQENEDLKARMERYAALSRQWSTENTMLQESLQKESNVNKRLSMEIEELLWKLHNGEAGSPQKLSHSSDTCSVFPLNPR from the exons ATGTTATGGTCTCCAAAGCTCTCTCCTTCAAACATCCACGTGCGTCTCACAGCAAAAGGCTTAATTCGAAACATTCATCTGTTGTCAGGATGCTGGAAAAACACATTGGTTTTCCAAGCAG TAGACAAGAACAAGCCCAAGACCTCTTCCTGGCAACAACTGCCATCATCCCCTTCCAAACAGAATCATGGAGCTCCAGATGTGGTGCCACCCTGTCTCCCTGAGAATGACAGAAATGACCAGAGGATACAAAATCTTGGAAAACTTCTTGCAGCCTCTAACTGCAGATTTGAAGCTGTTGCTATTGTCCTGCAGCAAACACTAGCTGAG CGTGATGAAGAAGCAGGGCAGTGCAGAGAACTCTCCCAGGAGTTGGTCAACCTACGAGGAGAGCTGG tGAGCTCAGTGAATTCATCCCAACGTCTGGAAAAAGAAAAGCAGGACTTGCAAGATGCTCTGGACAGTGCAATGCAGAGAATGCAGGAGCAGTACCAGAAGGACATGGAAGAGATGGAGCAGAAACTGCAGCTCTTCTACCAGGCTGAGTTTTACAAGCTTCAGTTCATCTACCAGAAGGAGGCAGACGAGAGCAAAGCTGTACTACAGAAGCAG ATCGACCAACTCCAAGTTAGTCAGGACACCATTAAAATGGAATTGCAGCACAGCCATGAAGAACAGATGCAATCTGTCCAACAACAACATGATCAGTCAATGGAAG AGCTCAGGAAAAGCTTCACTCAGCAGCTGGAGTCTTCTTATGAAAGTTTCAAGAAAGCTGATGACGCACTCAAG GCACAGGTTCAAGTGCTGGCTCAGGAAAATGCTGACCTGATGAAGAAACAAAACCTAGCTGAGAGTCCGGTACTGGTCTTTTTTGTtgtacaa GACTCTCATACTGTGTATCTGGAGCAGGAGTTGGAAAGCCTGAAGGTCGTACTggatataaaaaacaaacaaatccaCGAACAGAAAACGATGATGATAgaaattgacaaactg ctTGAGAAAAATGTGAAGTTAGATGAGAGCCTTAAGAAAGTCCAGCAGGAGAATGAGGACCTTAAGGCTCGCATGGAAAGATATGCTGCTCTCTCAAG GCAGTGGTCTACAGAGAATACCATGCTGCAGGAATCCCTCCAGAAGGAGTCAAATGTTAACaagcgtttgtcaatggagattGAAGAGTTGCTTTGGAAACTCCACAACGGCGAAGCGGGAAGTCCCCAGAAGTTGTCTCATAGCTCCGACACCTGCTCAGTCTTCCCGCTCAACCCCAGATAA
- the mtus1a gene encoding microtubule-associated tumor suppressor 1 homolog A isoform X3 — protein sequence MLWSPKLSPSNIHVRLTAKGLIRNIHLLSGCWKNTLVFQADKNKPKTSSWQQLPSSPSKQNHGAPDVVPPCLPENDRNDQRIQNLGKLLAASNCRFEAVAIVLQQTLAERDEEAGQCRELSQELVNLRGELVSSVNSSQRLEKEKQDLQDALDSAMQRMQEQYQKDMEEMEQKLQLFYQAEFYKLQFIYQKEADESKAVLQKQIDQLQVSQDTIKMELQHSHEEQMQSVQQQHDQSMEELRKSFTQQLESSYESFKKADDALKAQVQVLAQENADLMKKQNLAESPVLVFFVVQDSHTVYLEQELESLKVVLDIKNKQIHEQKTMMIEIDKLLEKNVKLDESLKKVQQENEDLKARMERYAALSRQWSTENTMLQESLQKESNVNKRLSMEIEELLWKLHNGEAGSPQKLSHSSDTCSVFPLNPR from the exons ATGTTATGGTCTCCAAAGCTCTCTCCTTCAAACATCCACGTGCGTCTCACAGCAAAAGGCTTAATTCGAAACATTCATCTGTTGTCAGGATGCTGGAAAAACACATTGGTTTTCCAAGCAG ACAAGAACAAGCCCAAGACCTCTTCCTGGCAACAACTGCCATCATCCCCTTCCAAACAGAATCATGGAGCTCCAGATGTGGTGCCACCCTGTCTCCCTGAGAATGACAGAAATGACCAGAGGATACAAAATCTTGGAAAACTTCTTGCAGCCTCTAACTGCAGATTTGAAGCTGTTGCTATTGTCCTGCAGCAAACACTAGCTGAG CGTGATGAAGAAGCAGGGCAGTGCAGAGAACTCTCCCAGGAGTTGGTCAACCTACGAGGAGAGCTGG tGAGCTCAGTGAATTCATCCCAACGTCTGGAAAAAGAAAAGCAGGACTTGCAAGATGCTCTGGACAGTGCAATGCAGAGAATGCAGGAGCAGTACCAGAAGGACATGGAAGAGATGGAGCAGAAACTGCAGCTCTTCTACCAGGCTGAGTTTTACAAGCTTCAGTTCATCTACCAGAAGGAGGCAGACGAGAGCAAAGCTGTACTACAGAAGCAG ATCGACCAACTCCAAGTTAGTCAGGACACCATTAAAATGGAATTGCAGCACAGCCATGAAGAACAGATGCAATCTGTCCAACAACAACATGATCAGTCAATGGAAG AGCTCAGGAAAAGCTTCACTCAGCAGCTGGAGTCTTCTTATGAAAGTTTCAAGAAAGCTGATGACGCACTCAAG GCACAGGTTCAAGTGCTGGCTCAGGAAAATGCTGACCTGATGAAGAAACAAAACCTAGCTGAGAGTCCGGTACTGGTCTTTTTTGTtgtacaa GACTCTCATACTGTGTATCTGGAGCAGGAGTTGGAAAGCCTGAAGGTCGTACTggatataaaaaacaaacaaatccaCGAACAGAAAACGATGATGATAgaaattgacaaactg ctTGAGAAAAATGTGAAGTTAGATGAGAGCCTTAAGAAAGTCCAGCAGGAGAATGAGGACCTTAAGGCTCGCATGGAAAGATATGCTGCTCTCTCAAG GCAGTGGTCTACAGAGAATACCATGCTGCAGGAATCCCTCCAGAAGGAGTCAAATGTTAACaagcgtttgtcaatggagattGAAGAGTTGCTTTGGAAACTCCACAACGGCGAAGCGGGAAGTCCCCAGAAGTTGTCTCATAGCTCCGACACCTGCTCAGTCTTCCCGCTCAACCCCAGATAA
- the pdgfrl gene encoding platelet-derived growth factor receptor-like protein — MQHSMKLCVVLCLALFWVELQHGSCQQAKRRKDAGENRMRVGGKRGKIRHPKLKEGGGRSHSLLTQVLEKGRFLRLGQSTILTPRDNIELRCKGSNIGWSYPSYLDTFNDSRLSIIQSDKYSQLILTSPSAADTGQYSCWVVVCDGRDCQKDHEHVYSSQIYFSDKDNLFVPSDIHFQIVYLRPDKAAVVPCRVTTPQAKVSLHREVPPEEILSNGTLVNYDPAKGFVLQKPGVEYQGVFYCRAVTNGTPQVSTKYQLLYVEVPNSPPFVSLKSSSDLVSGGDNVNVTCSVIGEPDVDVSFTWSYPGEGRRPVHVQTSWRLVNRGRGQTIRITQSVLTVEDMETIDFGKYICKAKNQHGETLVMTSITSK, encoded by the exons ATGCAGCACAGCATGAAGCTCTGTGTTGTACTTTGTCTGGCATTGTTTTGGGTGGAGCTCCAACATG GCTCTTGTCAGCAAGCTAAGAGAAGAAAGGATGCAGGTGAGAACCGCATGAGAGTAGGAGGGAAACGGGGGAAAATTCGTCACCCTAAACTGAAGGAAGGGGGCGGGAGAAGCCACAGTTTGCTCACACAGGTGTTGGAAAAGGGCCGTTTCTTGCGTCTGGGTCAGAGCACGATTCTGACTCCCAGGGATAATATAGAGCTCCGTTGCAAAGGGAGCAACATCGGATGGTCTTATCCCTCTTACCTGGACACCTTCAATGACTCTCGTCTCAG CATCATACAGAGCGACAAGTACAGCCAGCTCATCCTGACGTCACCCTCAGCTGCCGACACTGGACAGTACAGCTGCTGGGTGGTGGTGTGTGATGGCCGCGATTGCCAAAAGGACCACGAACATGTGTATTCCTCCCAAATCTATTTTTCAG ACAAGGACAACCTGTTTGTCCCGTCAGACATACACTTCCAGATTGTGTACCTGCGTCCAGACAAGGCGGCTGTGGTGCCGTGTCGCGTGACCACACCACAGGCCAAAGTGTCGCTCCATAGGGAAGTTCCACCTGAGGAGATACTTTCCAATGGCACCTTGGTGAACTATGACCCAGCCAAAGGTTTTGTCCTGCAAAAGCCCGGCGTCGAGTATCAGGGGGTGTTCTACTGCAGGGCTGTGACCAACGGAACACCACAAGTCTCCACTAAATACCAGCTGCTCTATGTGGAGG TGCCAAATAGTCCACCATTTGTCAGTCTGAAATCTTCATCTGATCTGGTCAGTGGAGGTGACAACGTCAACGTCACCTGCAGTGTGATAGGGGAGCCAGACGTCGACGTGAGTTTTACCTGGTCTTATCCTGGAGAG ggCCGGCGTCCTGTTCATGTCCAGACATCATGGAGGTTGGTGAATCGAGGGCGAGGTCAAACGATACGCATAACACAAAGCGTACTCACTGTGGAGGACATGGAAACCATTGATTTCGGAAAGTACATCTGCAAAGCCAAAAATCAGCATGGCGAAACGCTTGTGATGACCAGCATCACGTCAAAATAG